The following nucleotide sequence is from Cydia splendana chromosome 11, ilCydSple1.2, whole genome shotgun sequence.
AACAGAAACATTCATAAGCAAAGAgtcaatatatgtaataaaggtaaataaataatataaaaatcttAACAAACATAGAGTAAATAACTGTATGATAAAATAGAGACCACGAACTATGAACTATCTGTGAACCGTCCACTTTTTTGAAGTCGATTAATAAACCTATGTTAGGGGAACCAGACATGTGTgacatttaaaagaaaatttggaGCATGATATTTTCGCGGCACCTGTAAAATTTCTACAACTTTACGAGTTAAAAGTTGAATGTCCTATTCGTCCTTTATGTTTTCAATGTTTTAATGAAAGCACTGCCATTggtttcaatattattaacaaataaaaactatgtttttttttgttccagTCATGATGGGATGTAGGGTGCcattaattttaaaacaaagaaTAATCAATGAAACGTCAAACTTAAGCAGCTCTATCGCTCCAGTTTATGGTAAATCTTGCCAGTGTTTGAAAACTGATGATACATACTTATTTTACAGGATTTGTCAATACTGTCCTATTACTGGTGCCTGTTCCAGGATAGGGGTGTTTactaatttataataaatgtaTCAAAACCTATCAGCTATCTTACCTTTTCGTCTTTATCTTTCCTTCTATTATCAGATCTGCCGACAGTCGGGACAAGTTTCGCACAAAGTAAGGACAAAGCAATAAATGCTTTCGTgtctgaaattaaattataattttattagtgtcttttattttactataccTACTAGAGTTTATACTGGAAAGaactcatttattgtataataagtgttgtaaaatgaacataaaactaaaatcaactacaattaagataaagttaaaaaatttaatacctaatacctacttattacagctcattataaaatatggtcatttaaaacaataaagacaattattaattattatgtataaGATCAGGTAAGGTAAAAGCAacctaatatttttttcctGGTGTGAGCGAAACGGTGTCCCAATTTCTCGATCCATCCACATAAGAGAATTCTATCTCTATCTCGCGATAAGATTTACCAATGGCAAAATTTACCTTCTTTTGTTGTGTTGTTGAAGAGGATCTTCAAATCTTGAAATACTTTCACGCCAATAAAAGCAGCATTAGCTTTTTCTAAAAACTCTGGAAACTTCACAAACAATGAGATGTCCCTTTTAGGATGACTGTATTCAAAGTCCAACTCAATCTGCAAatcatatataaggtattaaaATACTAACCAGTGCTGAAAGACAATACCTATTTGTCACAAAATAGTTAATCCGTTAGCGccgcttgcaccatcccactagcccggcgttaaccggttaaaccgttaacccagtgtcaaattgtactggtaaccatgataACTCCAGCAGGTGTAACTTAATTTAACATCAATTTGGACgtgtaatatgtaattatattataaataaatgagtacgagtaaccggttaaccccgggttagtgattcGTGCAAGCGGCCCATAATCGTTATTAACTTTCACAGGTAAAACTGTATTACcgctttaataaaaaaaatatacttacaagcTGAAAGCCAAAACCCTGCTTTAACAAgggatatttttttaatatgtcttgCAAATTTTTGGTCGCGTTTTTGTAATCTGTTTGTATACGATATTTTCTAGTTTGTAGCCATTTATCTTTTACTTCATGAAACGGCTCTTTATTATACTGAAGCCATATAACGGTTTCCTCGTCTTCTTCAATGTCTGCTGAAAATAATGATCTTTTAGTAAAAAAGTAAAATGCAAAACAACACatgaaatagtattttatgcaacagTTTTATAAGAGGGGTAAAAAAATGTGAGTGGCGTGGGTAACAATGTGAGCCAAAGGCGAACATTGTTAATAAATACGCCATGAGCATTTTTTGACTACTTATACAACGTTGCATGCAATGCTTTTTCTATGAGTAggcaatattaaataaaatacaaaaatgtaaaaataaaattttatttatgaaaatgtagataattttgtaaattttgGATAGTAGTATTACTATATGTGTGTAGCTCTTGTCTACGACAAGCACCCATAATAGCAAATATTACTGCAACCTGTAACaagaaaaaggagaattaaataatattcagtttgaatgcaaaaatataaaatgtacttacataaatataGCTTGTTGTAACTACTCtaaaatcaaacaaaattataacatATACCAACCTTGCTTAAAAGATAGATCTGATCCGGTGCTTCCAATTAGTCTATGAAAATACGCCAATAAGACGTTTTCAGTGAATGACGAAGTTTTGTGCTCCAATCTCCATGCCATGAACTTCTCATAAGATTTGTCGTATAGGTGCTGCGATTTAATACTTAGGCAACAAATTTTCGGTCGCTGCTTGTGCTGCAGCGAATATTTCTTCAGGTGTAGAAACAATGTTGTCCTCTTGGTCCATTTTCAACAATTTTTGTGAACGCAAAGCAAATAGTAACGCAAAGTACAAGAACAAGTAATTACCGGGAAAAGCGGGAAACGTAAAAACAAACGAGTGATGTCTatggttatgtttttttttaaagccgtTACACATAACCGCTCCGCACCAGGGTCGTGGTGCTGTAGGTATAAGTGTGTTACGGGCCTTAGAAGTCCACCTTCCAATAGTGATGATACCaaagaaagtattttttattatgttggtAGCAATGAACTTAGtacaaatttcattttttttaataaaaaccgtATGCATTATATATAAAACACGCAAAAGCAGCCAATGTGGCCACATGCTTTGCAACAAATCCTTCCTTAGTAGGTAGGTTAAGATGGGTTGCGACTTACAATACATTTGGCTACTTTGTCTGCTCTCATCCTATACTCAAGAGCAATGAAATCAAGATTTTCCATTCATATAGTGACCCGATTACGCTGATCTTAAGTGTATTTGGTGTTGCCTTGACTCTGtaaatatgtaagtaggtagggggctgttcataaagtatgtcatctatttttgacgatttttgaccccttCCCCCCTAAACTCAtccaaaatcatgcttcgaatgaccccgtttcctcctacgtcatgctaccatcatccgatgtccagaccccccccccccccccctatttgaaatgacgtaatttatgaatagcccctaggtaggtaggtacctgaaTGTTCCTgatcattattttcaatttgaagttttctttTCCGGCCAAGAACACCTTCTCGTTTTAATAGTCTCCTTTGATTATTATACCTATCTAtcagatttcctttggcaggtcTATATTTGTTATTGTATTTCAAACCAGGTATGTTGTATATCTCCTAAAAACAGACAAAAACGCTGTGACGTAACTATAGTTAGCTAACTTTAGTACCACGAGCGTGATATTGatctgacactgacatattcgcgagcgtgtgcgtaacttactttctatgcatctcactCGTACCTGCTTATTAGTGCTAGCGAGAgttatagaaagtaagttacgcagcgAATATATCATGTCAATGTCATGGTAGCCGTACAGAGACGCAAAGGGCCTAGACGGAATGCCATTGTAAAATCGCCCCTGGCTGAAGTTCAAATATTCTTATGCACGTTTATTTGTATTatcataagatataattttacTGAATATTATGCCCTAAGGCCTAAATGTATTATGAAAAtccgtttttatattttaattgccaAACTATGTTACCGAGTGACTTGTTCTTCGgatattttatacatatatttaagatacataatataaaacataATGAAAGTCCTAATGTTTAATGAAGTACATAATTTTGGCTTTTCAAGTTTTCGTATATTTTTTAGTACTACTTGCGATTGCGAGTTAGCGACACCTACCATATTTtgatatggggctattcataaattacgtcatttcaaattaggggggtctggacatcggatgacggtaggatgaagtaggaggaaatggggtcatttgaagcatgacttttggatgattatagggggggggggggggggggtcaacaATCGTCAAAagtcgatgacgtaatttatggacagccgcTATAATATGCGCAATTTTATATTCTGTTACATATAATTTTTTCAAAAACATTCAGTTGTATCAACAATgtgaaaataagttatttgttaAGTATATAAGAAATTACTTCAATACTTCGACCCGCCATTACGAAACAGAAAGAaaaatttttgaaattcgaatgGAACACGTACCTTGCTGCCCGTTAAATACATAGCAAACGAATAAATAGCGCCCGCTCGCCCTACCCGCCGCCCGcctcaatattttttataaaatgtatctTAATTCTTAAATATATGTATGATAATATATTCGTAGAACAAGTCAATCGGTTACATAGTTTGTCATAGTTCGCCACGCTCACCACCGCTTACCGCGTGCGTACAGTCCGCGGTCTTAAAATTCATGAAATCAACAAATTGGACATGTTGTTTTAACCTATTGTAAAAATGGGTTGTGCTAACCCATGGGTTAGGGTTAGCACAACCCATTTTTACAATAGGTTAAAACAACATGTCTAAATTGTTGTTTTACAAAACCATTTCAAGCAATAAAGCCGCTTCCAATTAACTATTTCAAATAACTATTCTTATAAGACTTCATAAAGTCCCTAAGTACAAAAGAATCGCGTCACTCGAATAATATTGG
It contains:
- the LOC134795130 gene encoding uncharacterized protein LOC134795130, with product MASLLDKDPEVQSDRSQDSQEVVSASSVGTLATQGFYSETSTETATISDIDTNNDGISAPCSPSGHASSLSSVSSCNENAISGKNPREIYNIPGLKYNNKYRPAKGNLIDRYNNQRRLLKREGVLGRKRKLQIENNDQEHSDIEEDEETVIWLQYNKEPFHEVKDKWLQTRKYRIQTDYKNATKNLQDILKKYPLLKQGFGFQLIELDFEYSHPKRDISLFVKFPEFLEKANAAFIGVKVFQDLKILFNNTTKEDTKAFIALSLLCAKLVPTVGRSDNRRKDKDEKRSSKDSAEQRKYNKPTILESRDSLILHVKTQSDIQNCLATRRVGISALRKDSHQW